TTATCTGTCATAGATATAGTTTGCAAGGCAACCATACTAAAAGGATTTCCTTTCTTTGTTTGTCTTAAAAACTTATATTTTAAATATCCATCAGCAATTTCATCCCAAGTACTGTAACCAACACCGATGGCAAAATTATCAGAAATAGCATAATCTAAACCAAATCGCATATTAACTTCATCTGCAAGAAAAAACTGAGTTTCTCCATTAGGTCTGTTCCAATATCTGTTATACCAAGATATTTCTAAAGTCCCTTTTTTACGAGTTTCTACGGAATGGCCCAAACCTAGTCTTGTTGTTTTAAAAGTAGCCATTTCATATGTTGGGTTCTTAGGATATTCTTTATCTAATTTATCCAAAAGTCCCTGTGCATAACTAACAAAATTTACTAGTAATGCTAGAATAAAGGTGAATAATAGTTTAGTTATTCTCATAAGGTAAATATTGGAAATTAAATTTTACAAGTACAATTTTAGCAATGTTATTTGATAAAATTGGTGGTATTTTTATATTAAAATCATGAACAGGCAGGTTAAATTCACCAGTTAAGTTGTAACTATCTGATGTTTTTTGAATTGTTGTCTTTATTTCAATTTCTTTCGTAACTCCATGAATAGTAACCTTACCTTTAATTAATTGCGTTTGAGGTGCTGCATTTTCAAGACCTTCTAAAAGAGTTCCTTCAAAAGTTGCTTTTGGAAAAATATCAGACTCAATGTAGCTTTCATTAAAATGTTCGTGCATTAAATCTTTCTTGAAAACAAATGCTCGCATCAGCATAGTTGCTG
This genomic stretch from Tenacibaculum jejuense harbors:
- a CDS encoding YceI family protein — translated: MNKLRLLVILSFFKVGDILGQQFIARQGQVTFFSYASVENIEAKNNQVLSILDFDKKEIAATMLMRAFVFKKDLMHEHFNESYIESDIFPKATFEGTLLEGLENAAPQTQLIKGKVTIHGVTKEIEIKTTIQKTSDSYNLTGEFNLPVHDFNIKIPPILSNNIAKIVLVKFNFQYLPYENN